The Candidatus Polarisedimenticolia bacterium DNA segment CGCGAGGAGGGAAGGACCACCACCGTGAAGTCACGCGTCATAGCCCATCAACAGCAGGTCGTTCGAATCGATCGCGAGACCTCGGACCCTCTGCACGAAGCTTCGCAGGCCGCACTGGCCCAGCGTTGCCTCGATTCTCTGGAAGGCACCCAGGGGATCATCGTCAGCGATTATGCAAAGGGGGTGATCACGCAGGGTCTGCTCTCCAGCCTCATGCCCGCAGCCCGAAAAGCCCGAGTCCCGGTGGCGGTGGATCCGAAGCCAGCGCATTTCAAGCACTACCGCGGGGCAACCATCGTCACCCCCAACCTTATGGAAGCCATGGCAATGACAGGTCTTCCCGGCAGCTCCCCGCTTGAAGTTCTCGCCTTGGGAGAGGCTCTTATAGGGCTCCTTGATTGTCGGGCCATCCTGCTGACCCAGGGAGAAGAGGGGATGACCCTGTTCGAGAAAGGCCAGTCACCTCAGCTGATACCCGCTACCGCCAGGGAGGTCTACGATGTGACCGGGGCCGGCGATACGGTGATTGCGGTCCTTACACTTGCGATAGCCGCAGGGGCGACCCTCAGCGAGTCCGCCATCCTGGCTAATCGCGCCGCAGGCATCGCGGTCGGAAAGCTCGGAACCGCGACTGTCACTCCGGAAGAGCTCCTCAGAACAAGTATCTAGAATATCGATTCCCGGGAAGAAGTTATTTGAGCTCAGGTGGTTGGGCCGCAGAGGTGTCTTCACGAGGGCTGCGGTGCGAATACAGCAGCGAGGCGGAAAGTTTTCCTTGACGGCCCCTGGGCAGGGTGGTAATTTCCAAGACGTAACGGCATTCCAGCGTGCATCGATCGTTCGAAAGCTCTTGAAAAATGCGGTAGATACCGGTCCCGGGTCGGCGGGCTCGTTATTAACCCACATCCCGATCGGGAGAGACAGTGGAACAACCGAGAGGAAGCGCCAGGTTGGGCTCCTACCTGAAGCGGCTCAGGACGGGATACGGATTCTCCCTGCGCCGCGTCGAGTTGAAAGCCAAGGCCGAAGGCGCGGAAATCGATAATTCGCAGCTCTCGCGATACGAGCGCGGACGCTGCTATCCTTCCTTCGACAAGCTCTGTACCCTCGCCAACATTTTCAGCGTATCGGTCCAGAATTTCTCCGACGTCCTGGAAATGGAGAAGTTCGATACTTTCAAGCCCCCTGTTTCACTCGGCTTCGACGGGCTGCAGGCCCAGGGAAACGCGGAGCTCGAGACCGGAAACTTCGGTCGCGCCTATGTTGCCTTCGAGTCGGCCCTGCAATCAGCCGAGCGTCACCTGGGTCCCGAAAGAGACGATATGCGGGCACGGGCGCGTTACAAGATGGCGTTCTCACTGTTCCGCCTCGGAAAAATCAATCTGGCCGAAAGCGAGTTGAGGCTCATCCTTCGCGATCACCGTAAGATCTCTTCAAGAACCCGCTTCCTGACTCTCCTGATGCTCTCGAACGTCCATGACGAGCGAGGAGACCGCTATCTCGCCCTCATGGAGGGAGAGCGCTGCCTGGACCTGGCGCGGGAAAGCGGTGACATCGCCGATCAAGCCTACGCGTTGCACGCGATCGGCCGGACGTGCTTCGAAGAGGGGGAATACGCGCGCGCCGCGGAGTTCCACTCTCAAGCCCTGGAGATGGCACGCGAGACCGCCAGCGCCCAGGAAGTGGTGCTTCTGCAAGCCAACCTCGGCTATTGCCAGGTGATGCTGAATCGCACCGAAAAGGGACTCAAGGAGATCCGCGAAGGCCTCGCCTTGAGCCGCAAGGAAGGATTGCGTCGGGGCACCGCTTACTGCCTGCGCATCCTCGGGCAGGTCTACTACAAGGAAGAGAAGCTGGCTCGGGCCCGAGAGTATTTCGAGGAAGCCCAGACGGTGGCCCATGGCGGCGATGCACCCTATACCGACATTCTCTTCCAGGCGGCCTATTACCTGTGGGAGATTGCCCGCCGGGAAGGGAACGCGGTGCAGGAGAAGGTCTACTTCGGCCGTCTGCGGCACCTGCGATCGTCTCTAGAACGTCATTTCGACGAGGTGGCTCAGTTCGATGCGTACATCGAGAAGGGAGGTCGCGGTGAAGAAGTGGCAGCCCGTACCTGAGCCGGTGCACGCA contains these protein-coding regions:
- the rfaE1 gene encoding D-glycero-beta-D-manno-heptose-7-phosphate kinase — translated: MKNRLEPARSSQLIPRMAGSRILVVGDLMVDRFLWGKVHRISPEAPVPVVRLGSETSLLGGAGNVARNLRALGAEVSLVGVAGSDRAGDEILRLLSEARLDGAGIIREEGRTTTVKSRVIAHQQQVVRIDRETSDPLHEASQAALAQRCLDSLEGTQGIIVSDYAKGVITQGLLSSLMPAARKARVPVAVDPKPAHFKHYRGATIVTPNLMEAMAMTGLPGSSPLEVLALGEALIGLLDCRAILLTQGEEGMTLFEKGQSPQLIPATAREVYDVTGAGDTVIAVLTLAIAAGATLSESAILANRAAGIAVGKLGTATVTPEELLRTSI